In the Paramisgurnus dabryanus chromosome 18, PD_genome_1.1, whole genome shotgun sequence genome, tgcacttagtataaatgcgcattgcacgtacagtcatcttaacagttgtatgcgctgttatgctggcaagaaggggttgacgttTTAATAGCAATGTTAAATATTccgcaatgcccttattaacttctggaaacaagcGCAATGACAAAGCATACTGTATAAAAATTTAGTTATTATGCGTcacctggtggatattctgtgaagcgaaacacattaagggaaaagggaaagtagcccccccgaaagcacttgcagaattctgcgagACTCCGcaagacgatttggcgaatgccgcaggagaaaacgcgcatttttaaaggccacatctgtagaaAGTATTCGTCCAAATTAtgataaaactatttcatttgttagttttgcattattttactatggtaaactttattatgaaagactgcttaAGTGCTATGTTATTACTTATtgggttttaaggagaatgcaacaggttccagggcctcttaccagcgtgattcatcatccaggttttgcacaaattgtttGGGCTGCATTGATGGGACACAAATCAGGATAAAAGCACCCACAGTAGATGAGAATGCGTTTGTGAATAGGAAAGGCTTCAATTCACTAAACACCCAAGTCATCTGTGACCcaaatttatgtgttttaaactGTGTTGCGAGATGGCCAGGTtcaggggcggagtgggacccaAAAATCTACCGGGAAATTTCATAGACCACCAGCCCTCTGTGGtcaaaaaacgaaaaagaaaatggttcgctgtaaataagcaaatgctgaaatctaaaattacaataaaatgactgcaaaacaacatgaaattccaagtgtaataattattatttaaaagatattaactctttccccgccattgacgagatatctcgtcaattaagagaaaaggcttccccgccaatgacgagattttccgtctttccgcaactttttaaaaccggaagtattgccttattgcaagctgctgcatgtctgtgtctgttttaaagatcgctctgaatgggatctctatgaaaagtcagtcacaaaaatggaattatttttgctttttgctcaaaatatggtgtttttgcaaaaacctacccatattcaaaagctgattgcaaaagaaccactaaaggtaggatgaaaatgtttttttttgtttgaaagcagagggtctgttctttcatttggtatattgtatgtttatttatttaaagaagaacattttctggaaggcattaaactttggtgaaaatcatgaaaaacgcttgcgctggctggcaactttttttaaaaacgctggcggtgaaagagttaaagtcagCCTAGTTTTAGGTAAGCTAGAGCTTACTTTGGTTGCAAAGCAGttgcttataaaattattaagcctgtttggagagagatattttatgtgacaaaatgtcagTCATCGTGTGATAACGAAAATATAACGAAAATATAACGAGGCTTAAACTAACTTACTTGTTCTGAGCAGGTGTTGTCAGTGAACAggctgtaaactgttggctaagttacagacactcgtgaaaaactgatgctgattatctgggaaacattctctaacagcagtcaagttgtcattgtttgtgtcaaagttgtgcatttgttgtaacattaaaacaggagATCAGACTGACTGTGTGCTGCTCAAAGTGATGCTCGGAGCTTCATTCCTCTGTGGGTGTGTGAGgctatgtttttttattggttgttgcgttaaatcttacccagatacaacagtcctattttctgattggctattgtgtagccactttctttattttttgattggctgatagaactccaggggagacgggcttgatagagagagcggtgcggccagatacaatttgagcgctgaagcatattaaatatatgataaatagttTTTAGTGTGGCCGGAGTGCATAACTAAAGACTGAAGGCACGGCTATTATCAGACCAGCCCTCGCAGCcttaaaacactaccggccaaccgggaaaagtcccgactctcccgattgccactccgcCACTGGCCAAGTTCAAAGCATGAGAGTTTCATCCTAAGAAGATCAAACATCTTTGAAAAATTTGATTCTGGGGAGTATTGTGGCATTCTGCTGGGTGATTCTGCCTACCCACTTAAAGAGTGGTAGTTGACACCATATTTAAACCCTTCCACACAGGCAGAGGAAAAACTAAATTCTGCACATACCAAAACACGGATAACAGTGGAAAGAAGTATAGGTGTATTTAAAAAAGGAGGTGGTCATGTCTTCACAGGGGTATGTGACAGAAGATTTTAATTTGTTTGATTATTCAACCCAGTATTACGACAAGACGTGAAATACTCACGTTGGTCCACGTTGGAAAACGTGTAGATGTCACAGTTTAACACCCTTAGAAGTGAATCTTACATGTTTGCGTCCATTGGCGAAATACCCGGATGTTGACCTATTTCACACGCAATCGCTGTAAGCTCTGCCATAACAACTGTAGCGATTTTAAAGGAGGGGcttaatgataaataataattaataatatgaattattaatattttaaaaacattctcCACCATCCCAATTAAGGGAAACAAACATAAGCTCAAATGTAAAGTACTTACAATGGGTTGTAATCTATTATAAGTATGTGGATCAAATAAAGGTCTTGGGTGTCTGGCCAACACTCGTCCAGTGAATGTTTAGTAAGACACTAAAGACTAAATTAGGATATAGCTCTCTTGGCTAAGGAGATGAATATCGTAAAATTGATTCAACAGCTTTGAGAGCAGGTAGCGATACCTTTAATGATTAGTGACTCCAGATTATGAGCATGAACTACAAACAACATCATGTGTGATACAAGACTTTATTGACTAACTAAACACATACTACTctaaacatacaaacacacacacatacatacagttCAGCATTGAAAGAAGATAAAGGTTTAAGTAGAGAAAAGAATAAAGCATGAAGTTATGGCAGTATTTGTAATTCAGCAGATCAAAGCCTAAAACGAACCGCATCAGTTACTTAATGCGAATGCACGTTAGTTTAAAGGATATAATGATGCGTGATTCATCAGTGAATAAGACTAAGTATGATACTTGCATGTCTTGCCCATTAAAAGAAAGTGTCCTGATGTTGTTTGGTGAGGCTTCAGTTGATCTTGGCTGGAAGGATTGATGATAGAAAAACCAGCTTGATGCAGATGATCCTTAGTAAATGAAAAAGACAAGGCCTTAGGCCTGGCACAAACTTAGAGGTATGCTGGAAACGTCTAGTTTAGCATCCTCATCCTGATGAGAGTCCTGAAAGGACTTGAATGTATCCAGAAAGAAAAACTTAAGAGATGTGTGTGTGCTCCACACACACAACTCAGATAAGAACTCAGATAACAACTCCCACATCAGAACTTCATCTCGCAACTCAATAAGAACTCAGCAGTACTCCGGGGTGTGTTCTTATGTAGGGGTTTTTAAGCTGTGAAGAGGTCACACCTTTAAGATGTGTCTGACCCAATCAGAGGTCACACTTTCAGAGGGGAAGTTAACTGTCTTTGTCTTCCAACATGCTGTTTTGCATAGAATTGGATTCGATGTTAAGGTGGAAATGTTAAAGAgtttcataatattattatgaaGAAGAGTTTCCTAAACATAAAGGGGCGGTTTcacggacagggattagactagtcctagacttaaacacttttaagagctctccaaactgaaaacaacttgcacgtacatatcttaaaatacatccgagccctttgttttacctcaaaatgcacacaggtaatgtttttagtaaggcatgtttgttaaaactagttatatttcctaattaaactaagacctagtcctggattaagctaatcctggtccgggaaaccgccccaaagaATATTATCATTCAGGAAATCAAAAATGGATTACATATGCTGCCTTCACGTGCTATCGTAATTATGGTAAATACCAAAATCCCACTTGGAAAATGCACATGAACACCCCTCATGTGGTATTTTCCACTgggcaactcgtaaaatattttgatgccTGAGTTGCCGAGATGAGATTACCTTTGaccttttcaaaatggcggagagCGGCAGAAACGTCGTGAATGGTAAGCATTGTACACTTTTAAACGCTTTTTGCTACTGTTAGCGGATAGTTTTTTTGTAGCCTATACAATGTTGTGTCATTGACAATTGTAATATAATAGGTTAACACTCAGTGTCAGTTTTAAAAATAACGTTATGGTTTGTTTTACCTACCCAGAGCAGATGCTAGCTAGCAGTCAATAGTAGCCTCCTGAGCGTTCAGGCAATACTCACGTGAATGTATATTGTCTGTAGTGTACGCCGGTGACACCATGATCTACTGGGACCAGGAGATGACCCAGCCCATAACTCAAACGCTCTATCAACAGGAAGGAGAAAGTACCCTGTACATGGACCATGATTTCACCATTGCTCTGCAAATAGTTCGCCCCGTTTCCGTTTCTACAACAGGTGACTGCCCGCTCGCATAACGAAATGCATGCTCCTCAATGTCTGTAATTGTCCCTTGGTTAATCTATTGCATTAGGCTATGCTGAAATGCACCAACACgttaaatatgaataaaatggttaaaattATGCTTGAAAAATAACTTGAATGTAATTGCTAAGCATAAATCTTACCATTTTGGGTTTTATTCATAggctacttttaaaaaaatttccCCTAGGGGATCAGTAaagtatctatctgtctgtctgtctatctgtctgtctgtctatctatctatctatctatctatctatctatctatctatctatctatctatctatctatctatctatctatctatctgtctatctgtctatctatctatctgtctatctagtatctatctgtctgtctagtctctgtctgtctgtctgtcttcaaTTACTAATTCATTATTTCCTATCTATCTAGATGAGAACACTACAGCAGAGCTGCCCCAGAACCAGGGTTTCACCAGGGACCAGACCCTTTTTTTGATTGACCTGATGCGCCAACATCTAATGAAAGATGACAGTGAACTTCCTCGGAACCTCGCTGAACTAAACTCCAGGATCAAAATGTCCAGGGGGAAGAAGCGATCTTTCTGGCAGGAAATTGCGGCAAAGTTGACAAGTCAGTTCAACCAGAATTTTGACGTAGACAAGGTGTCCAGAAAGTGGACCACCCTGGAAGATGGATACAAGAAGGCAGTAGACAACAATGCATCCACAGGGAAAGGTCCTACCAAGTTCcagtttttaaaagaaatggAGGAACTTATTGGGGGGCATCATGATGTTGATTTTCCGGTAATCGGGACAGCAAAGGGGGTTACTGTTAGGCGGCCAGAGGCCATAAAGCAACCTTTGACAATCGGCAACTCTTCTACTGAGGAAGAATTGTCTTCTCCCTCCTGTGCACATTCCTCAGATTCGGAGAAAGCAGGGCCTTCAACCTTTCCTACTCCTCACAACATTGCTTTGGCACGGAAGAGGAAGCGTCGTGAAGATGCAACGCAGGTGATGTCCCGTGTCATTAAAGAGTGCGAGGAAGCCACACAGCGCCGACACGAGGAAATGATGATGGAAATTAAAACCACTAATACTTTATTCAAGCAGATGCTGCAGCAGTCCCGTGAGCAACAATAGTTAAAACATATGTTGATtttctttttactgttttaCACATTTGTTTACTGTTTATGTTTAAGGCCTGTTTTTAATGAAGCCTGTAGCTCtgtatatgttattttttttttaaaggtgctaAAGAGTATATTGTTTACAAGAGTTAACAGAAAATGACTTGTTTATAAatgagattttattttattgcaaaACAAATTACTTGTTTACAGAACAGATTCATAAGAAAGAATTTcaagaaaatacaaaaaatatatgttcaaaTAATATAATACGTTGAAATTAAACAGCATGTTCTGAGTTGTTGTGGAAAAATAGTTGTTTAATTAAACGATTATAAAGAACCACACCACTGTCTGATTTGTTTTCTTCTGACATCTGAACATAATGTCTTTAACTTGTTAATCATAGTATTACACATTAGGCATTGCTTTACATTGCTTGGGTAATAGTAAAAGTGTCAGGGGTCAAAATAGAATGCCTATGATAAAAATGAGTTTGGATTGGCTAGTAGCATATTCTCAAATAGTGTAGCACACAGTAATGCTTATTCATTGTCATCCTCTTCACGAGGGCACCTGATTGGGTGCTCGTCACATCTACTTTCAGACTCCCCAATACACATATTGTGAAGGGCACAAGCTGCTACAATGATTTTCACAACTACATCTACACGAGAGTTTTGTAGTTCACGGAGCCGTCTCCATTTACACTTTAAGCGACCAAACGCCTGTTCCACTATTACCCTCCCACTGCATATCATTGCATTTCTGCGCAAGTCATCTTCACCCAAGGCTCCATTGTCTCGTTTTGGAGTGACAATGAATGGGAAGCTGTTGCAGACATATGCACCATCCCCGAGCAGTTTGTAGCCTCCTAACTTCTGTACATGGGTATTGAAGAATGGGGATAGCCTAAGCATTCGTGCATCATGTACTCTTCCGGGAGGCCCAGCAAAAATATCTGTGAACCTTCCTAAGTCATCTACAATACCCTGCAGCAACACAGAATAGTAGGCCTTCCTGTTTAAATAATCTCCCCCCCTAACAGGTGGCCGCTGGATTCTGAAATGGCATCCATCAATTGCACCAACTATCCCATCAATTCCGCACGATCTTCTGAATAGAGCTGCTTGGATTGTCTGGCCAAATGACTGTGAAAAGACCATGTAATATTGTGCAATGGCACATGTACGGTCAAGCATTTCAATGATGACATTAT is a window encoding:
- the LOC135776842 gene encoding uncharacterized protein; translated protein: MTLLHMEDSTFRTHLRLTREQFHLFCNQLRQHGMTDDHSPGGPARIPVEKKVVMLLWYLANQNSFREMSDKFDVSQGAAHNVIIEMLDRTCAIAQYYMVFSQSFGQTIQAALFRRSCGIDGIVGAIDGCHFRIQRPPVRGGDYLNRKAYYSVLLQGIVDDLGRFTDIFAGPPGRVHDARMLRLSPFFNTHVQKLGGYKLLGDGAYVCNSFPFIVTPKRDNGALGEDDLRRNAMICSGRVIVEQAFGRLKCKWRRLRELQNSRVDVVVKIIVAACALHNMCIGESESRCDEHPIRCPREEDDNE